AGAGGTCGCATTTCCTGACGCCGAAGGGCCGTGCGTACTGAGCATGCGTGCGGAGATGTTCCAAGGAAGAACCAAATTGCGTCGAGGCAGGGGGCTGGATCGCGCAGTAGATCCTCATAGTCGATAGTCATAATCCGATCTCGCTGAAAGGAATTCGCGACGAGAGTGTGGAAGTCGTCAGCGATCCTGAAGTAGGCTTCGCATTCATCGATGGTCAACGTTACGTTGGGTGGAACGGCCAAGGAGTGGCACGTACCGTACTGTAGCCATTGACCACTTGTCCTTGCCTGAACGAGGGATCGCAGCGACTCCAGAGAATTTCTGCGGACAAATATCGCGCGAAGATGTGGCCAACCGATCAAGGTTTCAAAGAATCCTGGCCGCTCGCGGAACTGCGGTTGGTTAATCTTGCAGCCAACGTGGGTGAGCGCCGTCTTTCCAGAGCGGGTAGGGTAATATTGATAAGCTAGCTCAAGAAGGTCCCTATCGCTACGTAGGAGTCGGCTATTATCTGGCCAGTTCATATCGTACGGATTGAGCAATTCTCCGTTGCTCGACACATTTGGATGCAAATTCAGCAATTCTTCCAGATAGTGCGTACCTGTTCTGGGCATCCCAAGGATTACGAATGGTGCGGCTGTTGGCATGATTTCGCTAAAGAGTTGCACAGATATACATCAAGTGGTTAGCGGCGGTAGAAGGATTTGACCTATATTCAAATTCATCCTGGTCAGAGTGTCGATGCGATCATCAAGACATCAGACGCCGGCGAACAAGGTTTGTCGATAGGAAGAAGGGCACTATTGCGTAAAGGCAAAGTACGGACACATGCAGACCGACGCTCGCCGACGGGCGTCCAAGCATCGCGGGGCGGATGAGTTCGACGGAATGGGAAAGTGGAAGGGCTCTCGAAACAAGATGAAGGGCCCCTGGCAACTGTTCTACTGGGAAAATGACACCACTCAGGAAAAGCATCGGTGTGAGGACAAGCGTTTGGTAGAACACAAAGTAATCGTAACTCGGCGCAATCGCGACGAGGACCATAGCAAGGCTTGCAAATGCGAAGCCAGTTAGAACAATGACCGGTATTAGTAAAAAAATATTCGAGAGATCGGCATAGCCCAATGTTGCGGCAACCCCAGCCACCGCGGTGCCTGCCAATAGGGCTTTGCTGGCCGCCCACGTCATTTCACCGAGTACGACGTCGCCAACCGTAAGCTTTGTGCACAGGACTGCTTCCCACATGCGCTGCGTGTGCATCCGAGAGAAGGCCGCATAGATTGTCTCGACCGTTGCGGAAGTCATTGCACTCGCAGCAACCATACCGGCTGTCAGAAACGAAATATATGCAGATCCTTCAACGTGATCTATCAGTACCCCAACTCCGAAGCCAAGGCCGAACAGATACATCATTGGATCTGCAAGATTGCCAATTAGGGAAACGAGAGCAGCCTTCCGCCATGCTAAGAAATTACGGCGCCATACCGTACGCCAGTTCCAAGCGTTCGCGGGCAAAGTCATCATGAGTACGTCACGCATTATTTATTCCCTGATCTCACGTCCGGTTAGCCGCAGGAATACGTCCTCCAAATTTGCGGGGCGTTGTAGGACGCGCAGGCCAGAAAGCTCGCGTAAAGGTACCCGAATCTGTTCCAAATCGGAGGCGTAGCAGAACAGCGTCTCGCCGCTTACCTCGGTGCGGGGACCGTAGGGTGCTAGTAATGAACGCAGCTCGTGTGGTTTGCCGCCATATACTTCTAGCACTTCGGTACCGATTTGTTTCTGGACCAGACCCTGCGGAGTTCCCTCAACGAGCTTGCATCCGTCCTCTATTACGCAAAGCTGGTCGCACAACCGCTCCGCCTCTTCCATGAAGTGAGTAGTGAGAAGAATAGTCTTGCCCTTCGTTAGCAGCGAGCGTAATCGCTCCCAAATCAGGTGGCGCGCATGAGGATCCAAGCCGGTTGTGGGTTCGTCCATTACCAGAAGTTGGGGATCATTGATCAGGGCGCGCGCGATAGTCAATGCCCTTTTCATGCCGCCTGACAGTTCCGTGACGCGAGCATGGGATTTTGTTTCAAGATGCGCGAACTCAAGCAGAGATGGAATCGCCGCCTCGATCTCGGCTGTGGTCATGCCAAAGTAGCGTCCAAAGACAATCAGGTTCTCGCGTACCGTAAATCCTGGTTCCAGATTGTCGAATTGCGGAACTACGCCGATGCGAGCG
The Cupriavidus taiwanensis LMG 19424 DNA segment above includes these coding regions:
- a CDS encoding sulfotransferase; protein product: MPTAAPFVILGMPRTGTHYLEELLNLHPNVSSNGELLNPYDMNWPDNSRLLRSDRDLLELAYQYYPTRSGKTALTHVGCKINQPQFRERPGFFETLIGWPHLRAIFVRRNSLESLRSLVQARTSGQWLQYGTCHSLAVPPNVTLTIDECEAYFRIADDFHTLVANSFQRDRIMTIDYEDLLRDPAPCLDAIWFFLGTSPHACSVRTALRRQEMRPLRETVCNFVELKRHFSGGPHTSYFEA
- a CDS encoding ABC transporter permease; this translates as MRDVLMMTLPANAWNWRTVWRRNFLAWRKAALVSLIGNLADPMMYLFGLGFGVGVLIDHVEGSAYISFLTAGMVAASAMTSATVETIYAAFSRMHTQRMWEAVLCTKLTVGDVVLGEMTWAASKALLAGTAVAGVAATLGYADLSNIFLLIPVIVLTGFAFASLAMVLVAIAPSYDYFVFYQTLVLTPMLFLSGVIFPVEQLPGALHLVSRALPLSHSVELIRPAMLGRPSASVGLHVSVLCLYAIVPFFLSTNLVRRRLMS
- the nodI gene encoding nodulation factor ABC transporter ATP-binding protein NodI; amino-acid sequence: MSTAAIEFSGVRKSYGGKPVVNDLSFCVKTGECFGLLGPNGAGKSTIARMVLGMAMPDGGTITVLGEPVPIRARRARARIGVVPQFDNLEPGFTVRENLIVFGRYFGMTTAEIEAAIPSLLEFAHLETKSHARVTELSGGMKRALTIARALINDPQLLVMDEPTTGLDPHARHLIWERLRSLLTKGKTILLTTHFMEEAERLCDQLCVIEDGCKLVEGTPQGLVQKQIGTEVLEVYGGKPHELRSLLAPYGPRTEVSGETLFCYASDLEQIRVPLRELSGLRVLQRPANLEDVFLRLTGREIRE